In the Streptomyces formicae genome, one interval contains:
- a CDS encoding YbaK/EbsC family protein encodes MSATETSVHPRFAEALRELGLGELVSEVRRFPEQTRTAQEAAAAIGCELSQICKSLIFAADGVPVLVLMDGASRVDLELVRRELGAEKVTRAKADVVRATTGYAIGGVPPFGHATRTRVLADRSLLGHDVVWAAAGTPYAVFPMAPKTLVAHAGGALVDVREIAK; translated from the coding sequence ATGAGCGCTACTGAAACCTCCGTCCACCCCCGTTTCGCCGAGGCCCTGCGGGAGCTGGGGCTCGGCGAGCTCGTTTCCGAGGTCCGCCGGTTCCCGGAGCAGACCCGCACCGCGCAGGAGGCCGCGGCGGCCATCGGCTGTGAGCTCAGTCAGATCTGCAAGTCGCTGATCTTCGCGGCGGACGGCGTGCCCGTCCTGGTCCTGATGGACGGCGCCTCGCGCGTCGACCTGGAACTCGTGCGGCGGGAGCTCGGGGCCGAGAAGGTCACCCGGGCCAAGGCGGACGTCGTCCGCGCGACCACCGGATACGCGATCGGCGGCGTACCGCCCTTTGGCCACGCCACCAGGACCCGCGTCCTCGCCGACCGCTCCCTGCTCGGCCACGACGTGGTGTGGGCGGCCGCGGGCACGCCCTACGCGGTCTTCCCGATGGCGCCCAAGACGCTGGTCGCCCACGCGGGCGGGGCCCTGGTGGACGTGCGCGAGATCGCCAAGTGA
- a CDS encoding DMT family transporter produces the protein MTPLVAAAVLLAAVTHACWNAIAHHITDKLVGFTLISGGGTLIGLLLAPFVPMPDAAAWPYLVLSAALHVGYYALLMTSFKLGDFGQAYPIARGTAPLVVTVLAAVFAGEIPDGWQAAGVAVSCAGLTGLALWGIRGTGRRPDWAAIGAALATGVSIAAYTVVDGLGVRASGSSMGYIAWLMILEGIAVPVYAAYRWRSELVPKLRPFAAVGLLGAALSVAAYGLVLWAQTKADLAPISALRESSIIVGAAIGAVFFKERFGAPRLLAAGLMVAGIGLMLHAG, from the coding sequence GTGACCCCGCTGGTCGCGGCGGCCGTCCTGCTCGCCGCCGTCACCCACGCGTGCTGGAACGCGATCGCCCACCACATCACCGACAAACTCGTCGGCTTCACCCTCATATCCGGCGGCGGCACCCTGATCGGCCTGCTGCTCGCCCCCTTCGTGCCGATGCCCGACGCGGCGGCCTGGCCCTACCTGGTCCTCTCCGCCGCCCTCCACGTCGGCTACTACGCCCTGCTCATGACGTCGTTCAAGCTCGGCGACTTCGGCCAGGCGTACCCGATCGCGCGCGGCACGGCGCCGCTGGTGGTCACCGTCCTGGCCGCCGTGTTCGCGGGCGAGATCCCCGACGGCTGGCAGGCGGCGGGCGTCGCCGTCTCCTGCGCGGGCCTGACCGGGCTCGCCCTGTGGGGCATACGGGGCACGGGGCGCCGCCCCGACTGGGCCGCGATCGGCGCCGCGCTCGCCACGGGCGTCTCCATCGCCGCGTACACGGTCGTCGACGGCCTCGGCGTCCGCGCCTCGGGGTCCTCGATGGGGTACATCGCGTGGCTGATGATCCTGGAGGGCATCGCCGTCCCCGTGTACGCCGCCTACCGCTGGCGCTCCGAACTGGTCCCGAAGCTCCGACCGTTCGCGGCCGTGGGCCTGCTCGGCGCGGCGCTCTCCGTCGCCGCGTACGGCCTGGTCCTGTGGGCCCAGACGAAGGCGGACCTCGCGCCGATCTCCGCGCTGCGGGAGTCCTCGATCATCGTCGGTGCCGCGATCGGGGCAGTCTTCTTCAAGGAACGGTTCGGGGCGCCGCGACTGCTCGCCGCGGGCCTGATGGTGGCGGGGATCGGGCTGATGCTGCACGCTGGGTGA